The Salvelinus fontinalis isolate EN_2023a chromosome 34, ASM2944872v1, whole genome shotgun sequence region gactatataggatattATTTAGTTGcgccacaacatatctacaaatAATATGTAATAAAACAATTAGAAATTGGCATGAAATAAATATAAATGTAGTCTACTTAATTGTATATGTTGTGCTGTAGATAATTGGCCACAAGGTAGAATACTGTGCCAAATGATTGTGTGACTCCTCTACGCTAGAGGTCGCTCTAAAATCGTTACGTCAACAATTTTTTTGTAAACAGAATGAAAGATGGCGGAGTCAGGGGAACCCAAGGCAACCTGTACTTTTCTATTTAAAAAATCTACCAAAAAATGCAACGCTCGGAAGAGAAAAGCCAGTGACAGCGACAAAGGTGAGCTAGTTCTGAGCTAGTTAGTGTTTCAGTTCTGCTCAGTGTTGTTTCAAAAGCTAACCAAAAGACTGCATTGTGCATGAAAACAATGGCTATTAGTAATAGTCCTCGAGCTAGGTATAGTAGCTAACTAACGTTTGACGTTTATTTAGTAAGGCGTTAAGATTGGGCTAATTAAAAACAAAACTACTGCCAACTATAAAACACCCAAGCATGTAAATGATTGTTCAAGTGGCTAAGTACTGTAAACACGGAAATGTCCCACTCACATGCTGATGCTTGCCTCCATTGTCAGATGGCAACAGTGACGAAGACAAGAATGCCGTCGtcagaaaagaaaaaaagacagGTTCAGCAAACCCTATGATTCAAAGGGTAACGTCGCATGACTGACTACAAACGAATCAGTCTTTATACGAAACATTTTTTATAGTGTGAAATcattcttctcttctccccagacaaaaaaagtagagagagaggaggtgtcaTCTGCTGAAAGTGacgaggagaaagaaagaaaaaaagtcaCTGTGGCTTACAAGTCCACACGGTCAGCGGTGAGTTATTTTGAAAAagacctctcctctacccattaATCTATTAACAATGTTTTGTATTTATATCCTACCTACCCCTTTATTGCTCAGCCCCGTATAAAGCTATCAATCTCGTTGTCCTCCCTTCGCTGTGTATAGAAACCAGAGGGGCCAGATGACATGGGAGCAACTGCAATCTATGAGCTGGACACAGCAAAGGACAATGATGCTCAGGCCATCTTTGAGAGGAGTCAGAAGATCCAGGAGGCAAGACATCTGTCTCTTGTTGGAGGAACTTTGTTTCCTTTGTGTATCTACATCTTAGTATTGTATCATTTGCATTCTTCCCCCAGTTTTGTTAGAAATTGGGACAGCGTTGGTCCGCGAATGCTTAATAAgggtctctgtcctctccctcaccaGGAGCTGACCGGTAAAGAGGATGATAAGATCTACAGAGGAATGAACAACTACAAAAAGCACATCAAGCCCAAAGACTCCACCATGGGAAATGCATCCTCTGGCATGGTCAGGTATGGATGCATGTTATGTGACAGAGTAAAGTTTAAATGTCTTGGGGAAAGTTTTAATTGTTTTCGCTATGCATTTGCATCATCAGTGTTTTCTCTTTTCTTTTGTCAGGAAGGGCCCAATCCGGGCCCCAGAGCACCTGAGGGCCACAGTGAGGTGGGACTACCAGCCAGACATCTGTAAGGACTACAAAGAGACTGGCTTCTGTGGCTTTGGAGGTGAGTGGGACTTTGCTGGAAGGTTGCCTCCCCCAATGTCGAGCTTTGCACAGGTCCTCCTTTTCCAACTTGAGTTAATCATCTGTGGAGTCTCTGAAAGTATCCTTTGTGTGTTTCTTTTCCCCTCTTAGACAGCTGCAAGTTCCTCCATGACCGCTCAGACTACAAACATGGCTGGCAGATTGAGAGGGAGCTGGACGAGGGGCGCTATGGGGCCAACGGTGAGTTCACAACAGGGGAAAAACACAGGGCTGTGTAGATTTAAGATTCATCCGATTAGAgagttgatgtgtgtgtgatacAGCTGTTCAGTAATGTGTGGTCTGTATGTAGATGATGAGAACTACGAGGTGAGCAGTGACGAGGAGGACATGCCCTTCAAATGCTTCATCTGCCGAGAGTCCTTTAAGAACCCTGTCATCACCAAGTAAGACATTGCTCCTTAAGAACTCCACCATTAATTGTGTGTAGAGAAACTTCCAGCTAATCAAACCACTCATGTCTTGTCTCCCGCAGGTGTCGGCACTACTTCTGTGAGACCTGTGCTCTTCAGCACTACCGCAAGTCCCAGCGCTGCTATGTGTGTAACGTCCAGACCAACGGCGTCTTCAACCCAGCTAAAGGTGAGGATAATGCA contains the following coding sequences:
- the LOC129833410 gene encoding E3 ubiquitin-protein ligase RNF113A-like; protein product: MAESGEPKATCTFLFKKSTKKCNARKRKASDSDKDGNSDEDKNAVVRKEKKTGSANPMIQRTKKVEREEVSSAESDEEKERKKVTVAYKSTRSAKPEGPDDMGATAIYELDTAKDNDAQAIFERSQKIQEELTGKEDDKIYRGMNNYKKHIKPKDSTMGNASSGMVRKGPIRAPEHLRATVRWDYQPDICKDYKETGFCGFGDSCKFLHDRSDYKHGWQIERELDEGRYGANDDENYEVSSDEEDMPFKCFICRESFKNPVITKCRHYFCETCALQHYRKSQRCYVCNVQTNGVFNPAKELAAKIAKHQAMLDQPPSDEED